The nucleotide sequence CCatttgaatatatatatatttaattaaataaagttCTTTAATAGTAACAAGTAGATTGTTATAAGTCTTTTAGTCTAACTAAATATTACAACATTATATTTTTACCAGATAAGTAAAACAAACTAACCATAAAATTAGAAagttaattataatttaattattaaatttctgTGATTTCTAATAAGAATACAATTAATTTGTAAAATAGGTTAAACTTGCTTtgaaatttctttttttcttgaTAAGCAATTTCCATCGAaatattcttctttaaaacgCCGCTACCCAGTGATCCAATTTTAATGCAAACTTTTCCCAAGAACTGTGCCGCACTCGGGCCAAGAATTCTTGCCGTGATTCACCGCTCGACTCGAATGTCAAGCGATGGCCAGCAGCATTGAAGCTCTTGGCCAAGAGTTCGGCCGCAAACAACTCAGCAGATGTGTTTGCTTACCAGCAAGAAAATCGAATCGGCGAACTCAACTGTGGCGCTTTCCAGCCACAAGATTATTGACTGACTGGCACAATAGGTAATTGAATGTTTATGGTTCTGCCATTGGGGTGAGTGATTTGCGAGTGCAAATCCGGGGCAAGCAAATCCGGAGCACGTTTCCGCCAAGCCACTCAAACACATTCCCGATGGGAGCTGCAATcaaatgaattttttccaCCAACCGCTCTGAAcagctgctgcagctgccgaaaatttgttttctttagATATAAGAACTAATTCGCCCCAaaaaacaagtcaaaaatattATGATTTTCTTTCCtctggtttattatgtacacTGATCAGGCGGAGATCAAGTATCCGCCCGGTTGGCAGGCTCAAGATCAAGTATGCGCCTAGTAGCCGCTGCTGCGGGGTGCAGGAGCAGCGTACTGGCTGCCGTACTGGTTGCCATACTGGTTCTCGGGGATGAAGAGCTTGGCCACGGGAGCGGCAGGGCGGATGGGCAGGATCACCTTGCTGTACTCCGGGGGCGAAACGTAGGCCTTGTAGTTGTTCTGGCCGGGATAGAGGAGTGTGGCTCCGGCGGGCTGGACGGTCCAGCGGGGTCCATAGCCAGCGCGACGGTAGTTTCCACCATTGCCGTATGCACGACGCTCTCCACCATATCCTCCGCTTATCTGGACGGGACGCAGGATCTCGGGGGCATAGCTGGCACGGGGTCCGGCAATAATCTCCACGGGGCGCTCATAACCCCTCTGCTGACCCTGGCTACCGGCAGCAGCCGACGAACTGGCAACCGA is from Drosophila suzukii chromosome 3, CBGP_Dsuzu_IsoJpt1.0, whole genome shotgun sequence and encodes:
- the Cp19 gene encoding chorion protein S19; amino-acid sequence: MNKFATFAVIFCACIVGSCYASYGGQQSYVPRSSYGQDSPAVSVASSSAAAGSQGQQRGYERPVEIIAGPRASYAPEILRPVQISGGYGGERRAYGNGGNYRRAGYGPRWTVQPAGATLLYPGQNNYKAYVSPPEYSKVILPIRPAAPVAKLFIPENQYGNQYGSQYAAPAPRSSGY